The genomic region GCCGGGGCCGACTATATTCTGGACAAGGTCGAATTGTTCGACACGGTCGGTGAGGCCGTCGCCGACCTGGACCTGCTGTTCGCCACCACCGCGCGCCCCCATGACCAAGCCAAGCCGGTGGTGGGGCCGGAAGCCGCAGCTAGCGAGATTTCCGGGCACGTCGCCGCCGGCGGCAAGGCCGGTATCCTGTTCGGCCGGGAGCGCTGGGGCCTGACCAATGAGGAGGTCGGGCTCGCCAACCGCATCATTACCTTCCCGGTCAATCCGGGCTTTGCCTCGCTCAACCTCGCCCAAGCGGTGCTGCTGGTCGGCTACGAATGGTTCAAGCGGGCGACCTCCGGCGAGCTGCCGCACGCCATGCCGGAGCGCTCTGAGCGCGCCTCGCAGCACCAGATGCAGGCCTTCTTCGACAATTTGATCCGCGAACTCGACCGGGTCGAATTTCTGCGCCCGGCCGAGAAGCGCGACACCATGCTGGTGAACCTGCGCAACATCTTCAGCCGGATGGAGCCGACCAAACAGGACATGCACACCCTCCATGGGGTCGTGATGGCGATCGCGGAAGGGCGCAAGGGCCCGGCCAAAGGCGGCGTGCTCGACGGCGAGCAGGCAACGCGGCTGCGTGCGCTTTTGGCCGAGCACGGTCAGGGCGGCGGCGTCCCCGACAGCGGCTCCACCGTGCGCGGCCTCGCCCGTCTGCTCCGCCGCAACCCAACCGATGCCGAGCGGCTGCTTTGGCAGGCCCTCACACGCGACCGCCGCTTCGCAGGCCAGTTCAAGCGCCAGACTCCTGTGGGGCGGCATATCCCGGACTTCGTCTCGTTCCCGCAACGGATCGCGATCGAACTGGTGAACACGGGCGAGAATGAGACGATCGTCGCGGATCGCGCGTCGCGGCGGGCGTGGCTCGAGGCGCGCGATTATCGCGTGATCGAGATGCGGGCTGCGGACGTGGAGCGGGATCTCGAGGCGGAGCTGGTACGGTTGCAGGGATGATGGCGGAAACAACATAACTTTGGGCACGCCGCCGGTTTGCGAGCGCCGCAACCGAGGGCTGTGCAAGAGCATGACCGGTTGCTAATGTCGTCCCCGGGAATTGAGTTGGGGACTGCATGTTCGGAATGACAGGCCGCGCGCTCGTTTGTGCGGCAGCAGGCGTAAGCGCGTTGGCGTTGGCGACCTTGCTCGAAATATCGGGCGCTCGTGCGGAAATGGCCTTGAGCGCCAAGTGCAACGCGGCGGCAATTTCAGTGTCGATGACCGCATTGCGGGCTGCACCGCCATGATCGAGGCAGCGACCGGTATGCAGCCAGCTGTGATCATGGCGCATTTCCGCCGCGCCATGTTCTACCGCCAGAAGGGCGAGATCGACTTTGCGATCGCGGACTACAATCAGATCATCGAGCGCGATCCGGGCAATCTGAACGCCCGTATCGCGAGGGCGTCTGCGTTTATTCAAAAGCGACAGCCCGAGGCCGCGCTGTCAGATTACGCCAAGGCAATCGAGCTCGATCCGAAGAGTACCTACGCATATATCGGACGTGCTCACGTCTATTGGGCGAGACGAGACTTCGTCCGCGCCATCGCCGACTATGATCAGGCTCTCCTGATCCATCCGGACAATGTCATAGCGTATGTCGAGCGAGGCCTTGCTTACATTAGCAAGGGGGATCCGGATCGGGCCATGGCCGACTGTGATCGAGCGGTCGAGATCAGCCCCCAAACCGGCGGCGGCCAACTGTGCCGGGGTCGGGTTTACTTCGCCAAGGGCAATAGAGAACGTGCATTGGCCGAACTCGATCAAACCACGCCGATCAGGCCAACGAAGGAGAATTTCTACTACTTCCGAGCCGAGTCCTTCTCTCAGCTGGGCGAACTCGACCGCGCTATCGCCGACTACGACCGGGTCATCGAGCTGAATCCACAAAGCCGGACTGCCTACGGCTGCCGCGGTGTCGTCTATGCTCAAAAGGGCGACTATGATCGCGCCATCGCCGATTACGACCAGGTGATCCGGCTGCTACATCAGGATCAAGGGATCTCGGGTGGTCGGCAGACGCGGATTCAAGGTCAGGACGGTGACCCCATTTCCACGTCCGTCGCGGGTGAATCAATTGCACTCGCTTCAGGGGACGGCCCTGTGCTCCGCGCTCGCGGGGTAGCCTACTACGCGAAAGGCGATCTTGACCGCGCTATCGCAGATTACGATGAGGCGATTCGCCTAAATCCCAAGGACAAGGATGCAATATCGTCTCGCGGCAACGCGTACAGGGCCAAAGGAGACTTCGACCGCTCGCTTGCGGACTACGATCAACTTGTACGACTCGATGCCAGGGATGCGCGCGCCTACTTTCATCGTGCAAGGGTCTATTGGCAGAGCGCTTCTTTTGCAAAATCGTTGGCTGACCTCGATCAGTCAATCCAGCTCAATCCAAAGGATGCCTATCCGGTTTTATGGCGCGAAATCGTTGCAAAGCGCAGCGACCAACAGAGCCGGCTGAGCGAGGCTGCGAAGCAGCTGGACGCGACGAAATGGCCCGCGCCGATCGTCAATCTCTTTCTCGGCAAGATGACGCCGGAGCAAGTGCTCAGCGCGGCGGACGACGCCGACCCGATGAAGAGAAAGTGGCAGTTCTGCGAGGCAAATTTCTATATTGCCGAGCGCGCACTGCAGGGCGGCTCCAAGGAAGAGGCGCTTAGGCTGTTGGATCAGGCGGCGGCCGATTGCCCGAAGACCTTCATCGAGAAGCAGGCGGCCGACGTTGAGCTCCTTTCGCTGCGAGCGAGCCGCTGACCTCGATCAGGCTTCCTAAGGCGGGCAAAGCGAAGCGTGCCACCATCTCACGTACCGAGACGGAAGTGCTGGGCATGGCGCTGCGCGCCTTCGGCCACCTTACGAAGGACGTCCGAGCTGCACTTCGCGCTGGACCGCAATCCATGTCGCTCGCGCCACCGCCAGCAATCTCCCGGCTTCATCGTGAAGCGCAGCTTCGGCCGCGCGTTTGCGGCCGTCGCGGCCGATGGGCCAGGCCGTGATGATGCAGCGTTCTCCCGGGCGCGGGCGGGCTTCGATCCGTGCTGACATTCGCCCCAGCAGCAGCGGTGCCTTGTCGAAGCCGCCGCTCTGTGGATCGCAATTGCAGGCAAAACCGGTGGGGCAGTCGAGCGCCGACCAGAGGAATTCCGGCGCGACGAGGCCGTCGTCGGCGGCGAGATTCTGATCCGGCGTCCAGCTCGCCGCGAGAACGGCGTTGTGACCACGGAGCGAGCCGGCAAAAATGCGCAAGCCGTCGCCTTTCGCCCTTGCCGGACCGCACACGAAACATGTCGGCAATGGATGCTCGTGCGGCTTGACCGGCGTCAGCAATTCGGCGGCGCAGGCGTCCTCGAAGCTGGCTGTCTCCAGTCGCGAAAGCTCCACGCTTGCCGGCTGCCCGGTCGCGACGATCTTGTTGCCGTCGCGAAGCTCCCATGTGCCGTCGTCGGTTGCGACCGCATCGAGCGGAGTGTCCAGCGCCGGCGGCGCGCGCAGCGTTATCTCCGCGGCGCCGGGAATGTGGCGGGCGAGCCGGCCGCAGACATAGCCGCCGTTGCCGGAGTTCGGAGGACCGCAAAAGCGTTTGTCGATGATGATCTGTGTCATCGGTTTTGTTCTCTCTTTCCGGCTCACCTTACCTGATCTTGAGGACAATTCGCCCCTGAGCCGTTCGGTTGGCCACGGCGCGCATGGCTTCTCCGGCCTCCTCCAAACGAAGGACGCGATCGATGTGCGGACGGATTTTTCCCTCGGCCAGCAATTGCATCAGCGTGGCGTTCATACGCGCGGCATCAGCTGAGAATTTCTCCGCCCAGGCGCCGACGAAGACGCCGAGGATGGAATAGTTCTTCAGCAGCGGAAGGTTCATCGGGAGCTGTGGAATTTCGCCGCTGGTGAAGCCGATCGGCATCAGCCGTCCGCCCCATTTCATCGACCGGGCCATCTGCTCGAATATCGCGCCGCCGACATTGTCGAAGCCGATGTCGATCCCTTCGCCACCGGTGATCGCCTTGATCCCGTCGCGCAGATTCTCTGTGCGATAGTTGATGACCTCGCTGCCACCGTAGGCGCGCACCAGGTTCGCCTTGTCATCGGAGCCGATACCGGCGACGACGCGCAGGCCCAGGTGGCGGCCAAGGTCGACCGCGGCAAGGCCAACTCCGCCGGCCGCACCGGTGACGAACAGCGTTTCGTCGCGCTGCGCCCGGGCCCGCTCGACCAGCGCATAATAGGCCGTGCCGTAATTGTGCAGCACCGTCGCCGCGGCTTCGAATGCGACGCCATCCGGCAGTCGCACGGTTTTCGATTCCTTCGCTATCATCCGTTCGGCGTAGCCGCCGGTCCAGGCGCTGCACGCCACGCGGTCGCCAGGCGCGAATCCCGTGACTTTGTCGCCGACCGCGACGACGACACCGGATGCTTCCGTGCCGGGCACGAAGGGCGTCGGCGGCCGCATCTGATAGAGACCCGAGACCACCAATTGGTCCATGAAACTGACCGAGGCCGCATGGACGGCGATCAGAATCTCGTCGCCGGACGGCTTCGGCTCGTCGATTTCACTAAGGCGCAAATCGCCGGGTCCGGTGAATGAGCTGCATAGAATTGCTCTCATCGTGTCGCTCCAACGGATTGTCTGCATTCGGCAGGTTTGCGTAACGGCGTCGCATATCCCGCGACAAGCTTGACGAAATCTGCCTGTCGCGCTGCACCGGTCTTTTCAAACAGGCGCCGGACATGCGTCTTGATCGTCGTATTGGCGACGCCGAGTGCCGCCGCCACTTCGGGAACGCCGCCGAGTTCGACGATCGCGAGCATCACACGCAGTTCGGCTGGCGTCAGTTTGAACGCGTTACGGAGAGCTTCCGAACGAGGCAATATTGTCAGCGCCGCCTTGCGGACGAACAGTGCGGCAACCGCGCTGCAGGCGGCAGACGCATTGCGGCGCATGCCCGATGTGAGCGACAGGACATGGGCGACGTGGCGTTCTCCGTCCAGCCCGATCATCGAGATCGCAAGTCCGTTGATGCCATGCGCCTGGTCGCCGCGTCCCGCTGCCGCGAAGACTTGCCGCAACGTCTGGCTGACCGTGCTATCGCAGGCCATCAGAACCCCACGGAGCTCGAGGAGGACGTCGCTCGCATCGAGCATGGCCTGCCCGGCGGTATTGGCGTGAATCAGACGTCCGTCTGTGTCGACGAGAAATAGGCTGGCGTCGAGCCCATCGAGGGTATCAGCGAACACGGCGGCGTTTGCTGCCACCTGAACGGGCCCCCGCTCGACCGCAAATGCGCGGCATGGCACTGCGCTCATCGGGGTGCACCAGCGGAGCGAGGGGGCTGGCGCTCGTCCGCCGGGCGGCGCGTGAAGAGACGCGGCACCAGCATCGGAACGCGATGGCGATATTGCTGATAGGTCATGCCGAACTCGGCGATCAGATCGCGCTCCTCGAACTGCAGGGCGATCAGGATGTAGGCCGTGTTCGCGAGCGCGAACAGCAGATGGCCGGCGGTCATCTCGGGCGTAGCCCAGAACGCGAGCAGGAAACCCAGCATGATTGGGTGCCGCACGATCTTGTAGAGCAGCGGTGTTCTGAACGATTGACCTGGTATCTCGCTCCCGCGGAACGCGACGAAGGCCTGGCGGAGGCCGAACAGATCGAAATGATCGATCATGTGGGTGGAGGCGAACGCGATCAGCCAGCCGAGCCAATGCACGCCGATCAGCAACCAGGCCGCTATTCCGCTCGTTTGCCAGACCGGCGTCGGGATCGGACGCCACTGCCAGAACAGCAACAGCAGGATCAGGCTGGAAAGCAGCACATAGGTGCTGCGCTGGCAGGCGAGGGGAAGGAATTTGGCCGACCATCGTTTGAAGGCCGGCCGCGCCATCACGCTGTGCTGGATCGCAAACAGGCTCATCAGCAGCAGGTTGACGACGACGGCCACGCTCAGGTCCGTCGGGCTGCCGACATCGATCGACTTATCGATCGACATATCTATCGATTTGGGCACGACATAATTGCCGACGAAACCGAGCGCATAGAGAAATGAGACCGTGAAGATGACGTAGCTCACGATGGCGTAGAGCAGGATCAGGAGGCGCGAGATCATGTTTTTTCCTATTGTGCCTGATGCAGCCGTGCCGCATTCAGGAGCCTGAATTGCTCGCCCGCGAGCAGGCTCGATCTGCCCCGACTGCTATTGCCGGACCGTCCCCTGTGCGTCCCCCGGGGGGCGCCGCAAGGGGAGGGAGGACTTTCATGACGGCTTTCTCGCTGGGGACATTCGGGTTCCCTGAGGTCCACGCCGACGGCCGCCCGATCAAGTTGGCCTTGCGCAAGGGCCTCGCGCTGCTGATCTATCTCGCGGAGGCCAAGGGCGCTGT from Bradyrhizobium lupini harbors:
- a CDS encoding TrmJ/YjtD family RNA methyltransferase, whose amino-acid sequence is MSGTDKSKAGLSLDGPIVILVEPQLGENIGMAARAMGNFALSRLRIVNPRDGWPNIAAQRAAAGADYILDKVELFDTVGEAVADLDLLFATTARPHDQAKPVVGPEAAASEISGHVAAGGKAGILFGRERWGLTNEEVGLANRIITFPVNPGFASLNLAQAVLLVGYEWFKRATSGELPHAMPERSERASQHQMQAFFDNLIRELDRVEFLRPAEKRDTMLVNLRNIFSRMEPTKQDMHTLHGVVMAIAEGRKGPAKGGVLDGEQATRLRALLAEHGQGGGVPDSGSTVRGLARLLRRNPTDAERLLWQALTRDRRFAGQFKRQTPVGRHIPDFVSFPQRIAIELVNTGENETIVADRASRRAWLEARDYRVIEMRAADVERDLEAELVRLQG
- a CDS encoding tetratricopeptide repeat protein, whose amino-acid sequence is MQRGGNFSVDDRIAGCTAMIEAATGMQPAVIMAHFRRAMFYRQKGEIDFAIADYNQIIERDPGNLNARIARASAFIQKRQPEAALSDYAKAIELDPKSTYAYIGRAHVYWARRDFVRAIADYDQALLIHPDNVIAYVERGLAYISKGDPDRAMADCDRAVEISPQTGGGQLCRGRVYFAKGNRERALAELDQTTPIRPTKENFYYFRAESFSQLGELDRAIADYDRVIELNPQSRTAYGCRGVVYAQKGDYDRAIADYDQVIRLLHQDQGISGGRQTRIQGQDGDPISTSVAGESIALASGDGPVLRARGVAYYAKGDLDRAIADYDEAIRLNPKDKDAISSRGNAYRAKGDFDRSLADYDQLVRLDARDARAYFHRARVYWQSASFAKSLADLDQSIQLNPKDAYPVLWREIVAKRSDQQSRLSEAAKQLDATKWPAPIVNLFLGKMTPEQVLSAADDADPMKRKWQFCEANFYIAERALQGGSKEEALRLLDQAAADCPKTFIEKQAADVELLSLRASR
- a CDS encoding PaaI family thioesterase; its protein translation is MTQIIIDKRFCGPPNSGNGGYVCGRLARHIPGAAEITLRAPPALDTPLDAVATDDGTWELRDGNKIVATGQPASVELSRLETASFEDACAAELLTPVKPHEHPLPTCFVCGPARAKGDGLRIFAGSLRGHNAVLAASWTPDQNLAADDGLVAPEFLWSALDCPTGFACNCDPQSGGFDKAPLLLGRMSARIEARPRPGERCIITAWPIGRDGRKRAAEAALHDEAGRLLAVARATWIAVQREVQLGRPS
- a CDS encoding NADPH:quinone oxidoreductase family protein, yielding MRAILCSSFTGPGDLRLSEIDEPKPSGDEILIAVHAASVSFMDQLVVSGLYQMRPPTPFVPGTEASGVVVAVGDKVTGFAPGDRVACSAWTGGYAERMIAKESKTVRLPDGVAFEAAATVLHNYGTAYYALVERARAQRDETLFVTGAAGGVGLAAVDLGRHLGLRVVAGIGSDDKANLVRAYGGSEVINYRTENLRDGIKAITGGEGIDIGFDNVGGAIFEQMARSMKWGGRLMPIGFTSGEIPQLPMNLPLLKNYSILGVFVGAWAEKFSADAARMNATLMQLLAEGKIRPHIDRVLRLEEAGEAMRAVANRTAQGRIVLKIR
- a CDS encoding LuxR C-terminal-related transcriptional regulator, which translates into the protein MSAVPCRAFAVERGPVQVAANAAVFADTLDGLDASLFLVDTDGRLIHANTAGQAMLDASDVLLELRGVLMACDSTVSQTLRQVFAAAGRGDQAHGINGLAISMIGLDGERHVAHVLSLTSGMRRNASAACSAVAALFVRKAALTILPRSEALRNAFKLTPAELRVMLAIVELGGVPEVAAALGVANTTIKTHVRRLFEKTGAARQADFVKLVAGYATPLRKPAECRQSVGATR
- the mddA gene encoding methanethiol S-methyltransferase — encoded protein: MISRLLILLYAIVSYVIFTVSFLYALGFVGNYVVPKSIDMSIDKSIDVGSPTDLSVAVVVNLLLMSLFAIQHSVMARPAFKRWSAKFLPLACQRSTYVLLSSLILLLLFWQWRPIPTPVWQTSGIAAWLLIGVHWLGWLIAFASTHMIDHFDLFGLRQAFVAFRGSEIPGQSFRTPLLYKIVRHPIMLGFLLAFWATPEMTAGHLLFALANTAYILIALQFEERDLIAEFGMTYQQYRHRVPMLVPRLFTRRPADERQPPRSAGAPR